The Drosophila mauritiana strain mau12 chromosome 2R, ASM438214v1, whole genome shotgun sequence genome has a segment encoding these proteins:
- the LOC117138361 gene encoding uncharacterized protein LOC117138361 encodes MIPTSVTNSPPPAGLGQNGASASLGSATAAAGGGMLSGLGMVGVSGCGSAGTGAQNNYSSVVLGLASLILEGRPIADDEYQQQTVGVVGSGSAAGSGGGRLSPRPSTSRAAINITTNPYGSMGGSENRAVNGSGSTGSPSSSSSLTHQRWTQKLCQLRQISPAAQTMSAEPELVSLAINDLNKDHGDYEIVRRVMLNRAGGTGLVSSAGGGTNNSSAASSPGSNSSDNILHSLQSLATTCLRGGPALAPPPPVESRPLNLGFHWSGLGGSGGRGLGFGGAAASISTTPTTTATATASSGASSSASRPKHGPHCDQFLRKMGLAKGEMPSEAEEHICDMSYVNMTCNRWRAYCMKMEAILARREPVCIEVYLGPVSHKLLLEQWIICGKEKVPPPTMTLPSLCSAIRSQLYFSQIVAWCDLLRKCDPSVYDSGRVIFSNCGNNAGDLATSYTTCGGQKRPRLNIFYRIKQHTINSNSGLHHEDGFSAKANVHNFPNVNVSENYSISVSVRSLPRINGGLPHVEPLPPSPAPRSLRPCGGDPASTPTGGGGLHAATPTGLGARTSALTPTTTAGSSNCDNGKPGMGQVLDELDGDSSLSHRERQLQKYRKRMQRRDKKRERKATPERENSRQQSEEPMDEGEESQTQSQTSSETQSLALTLQQPRRIAMISTGTQTSLSSCQQCGSEKTLLCLSCTGGGEAHGGSNGATNGSAERSTNGALDDGDDSDTTASEMEETSSCSLSSADLIVGTPRNNAELLLQAIQRTPKNRDRKPHPGVVDQAPLGAACRNADLNGGQNNNLLKATPATSGCQVCKRQKTQHNFANGKVHQPTNGKQTSNGYASKHQEAEKQPDVVQNLSTKLTPNIERCSLNPVERCKTPPPGVADHIVVQFKTPLSQVPAKHQPDAMVPLQQQQLGKSSPKPAQLRLNCGSNLLESETPPPMTSPQMRKALPKVNLTTIFCSSAPIAIGCPAFSFDPAALSHAHSQLLAPDVSVTPPVQKSFSAPTLPHAASLSVSPRFSKQALAAHKRRSRHLSDRSDRSSLGSDEQLSDEDLESGLCSPAGGSPLKCRARLAAHFGGRPLLGNLEESLLQRRLMPKIEVMGFKLQLGASGGFCPTQLTIPAVSYFYELHGETLSTPYLCEIRLPRKGYSVPRSGTVQATLLNPMGTVVRMFVIPYDMRDMPPLHRTFIRQRILAEELSQEQDEGHKVPRSPTVTSTTSKLGHFISAEQMKRLRYSIHLRFQTSRSGRLCLHTDIRLLISRRTDCDTAAAHAKGVLEAPNELVTDTMMPAEPRYSARQESAGRI; translated from the exons ATGATACCGACAAGCGTCACCAATTCGCCGCCGCCAGCGGGATTGGGCCAGAATGGAGCATCTGCCTCCTTGGGCTCGGCTACTGCGGCGGCCGGAGGAGGGATGCTGTCCGGCTTGGGTATGGTGGGTGTCTCGGGATGTGGGTCGGCAGGAACAGGAGCTCAGAACAACTACAGTTCCGTTGTGCTCGGCTTGGCCTCGCTGATCCTCGAGGGCAGACCCATTGCCGACGATGAGTACCAGCAGCAGACGGTGGGAGTAGTCGGTTCGGGATCAGCAGCAGGATCTGGGGGAGGACGCCTCTCGCCACGACCCTCCACCTCCAGGGCGGCCATCAACATCACAACGAATCCCTATGGTTCCATGGGAGGATCGGAAAATAGAGCCGTCAATGGAAGTGGTTCGACCGGGTCGCCCAGCAGTAGTAGTTCGCTAACCCACCAGCGATGGACACAGAAGCTCTGCCAGCTGCGTCAGATTTCGCCGGCTGCCCAGACGATGAGCGCCGAACCGGAGTTGGTTTCTTTGGCCATCAATGATCTCAACAAGGATCATGGCGACTATGAAATTGTGCGACGTGTCATGCTCAATCGAGCTGGTGGAACGGGTCTGGTTAGCAGTGCCGGCGGTGGAACCAACAATTCCAGTGCCGCCAGTTCGCCGGGCTCCAATTCATCGGACAACATTCTCCACTCGCTGCAATCGCTGGCCACCACCTGCTTAAGAGGTGGACCTGCCTTGGCACCGCCACCACCAGTTGAGTCAAGACCTCTGAATCTCGGCTTTCATTGGTCGGGCTTGGGGGGATCCGGTGGCCGAGGATTGGGAtttggaggagcagcagcaagcaTTAGCACcacaccaacaacaacggcaactGCCACTGCCAGCAGCGGAGCAAGCAGCTCCGCATCGCGGCCCAAACACGGGCCGCACTGTGATCAGTTCCTCAGGAAGATGGGTCTGGCCAAGGGCGAGATGCCATCCGAGGCTGAGGAGCACATCTGTGATATGTCCTACGTGAATATGACC TGCAACCGTTGGCGGGCGTATTGCATGAAAATGGAGGCCATCCTGGCCAGACGCGAGCCCGTTTGCATCGAGGTCTACCTGGGTCCCGTGAGCCACAAGCTCTTGCTGGAGCAGTGGATCATATGCGGCAAGGAGAA AGTTCCTCCACCCACGATGACGTTGCCTTCGCTGTGCAGCGCCATTCGGAGTCAGCTGTACTTCTCCCAGATAGTCGCCTGGTGTGATCTCCTTCGCAAATGTGATCCATCGGTGTACGACAGTGGTCGCGTCATCTTCTCCAATTGCGGCAAcaatgcaggagatttggccaCCAGCTATACAACATGCGGTGGGCAGAAGAGACCACGTCTTAACATCTTCTACCGGATCAAGCAGCACACCATCAATAGCAATAGTGGGCTACACCACGAGGATGGCTTCAGTGCCAAGGCCAATGTGCACAATTTTCCCAACGTCAACGTTTCGGAGAACTACAGCATCTCCGTAAGCGTGCGCAGTTTGCCCAGGATTAATGGTGGCCTGCCGCATGTGGAGCCATTGCCTCCTAGTCCAGCTCCACGAAGCTTGAGGCCCTGCGGAGGAGATCCGGCTAGTACGCCCACCGGAGGCGGTGGACTTCATGCTGCCACGCCGACTGGCCTGGGAGCCAGGACTAGTGCCCTCACCCCAACGACAACGGCTGGCAGCTCCAACTGTGATAATGGAAAACCAGGAATGGGACAGGTATTGGACGAACTCGATGGGGACTCGAGTTTGAGCCATCGGGAGAGGCAGCTGCAAAAGTATCGCAAGCGAATGCAGCGTAGGGACAAGAAGAGGGAGAGGAAAGCTACACCCGAACGGGAAAATAGTCGGCAACAATCCGAGGAACCAATGGATGAGGGCGAGGAGTCACAGACGCAGTCTCAGACGTCGTCGGAAACCCAATCCCTTGCCTTGACATTGCAGCAGCCAAGGCGCATAGCCATGATCTCCACGGGCACGCAGACCTCTCTAAGTAGTTGCCAGCAATGTGGCAGTGAGAAGACTCTTCTCTGTCTCAGTTGTACGGGTGGAGGTGAAGCACATGGAGGATCGAACGGTGCAACCAATGGATCAGCTGAAAGATCCACAAATGGAGCATTAGATGATGGAGACGATAGCGACACCACGGCATCCGAAATGGAGGAAACTTCCTCTTGCAGCTTGAGCAGCGCTGATCTCATTGTGGGCACACCCCGCAACAACGCGGAACTCCTACTTCAGGCCATCCAACGCACGCCAAAGAACCGAGATCGAAAGCCCCATCCCGGGGTTGTGGATCAGGCTCCACTGGGAGCCGCCTGTCGTAACGCAGATCTCAATGGAGGGCAGAACAACAATCTTCTGAAGGCCACACCCGCCACCAGTGGCTGTCAAGTGTGCAAGCGCCAGAAGACCCAGCACAACTTTGCAAACGGAAAGGTTCACCAACCCACCAATGGCAAGCAGACGAGCAATGGCTATGCCAGCAAGCATCAGGAGGCGGAGAAGCAACCAGATGTTGTTCAG AATCTCTCCACCAAGTTGACGCCCAACATCGAACGCTGCTCCCTGAATCCTGTAGAGCGCTGCAAGACTCCGCCGCCGGGAGTGGCAGACCACATAGTGGTGCAGTTCAAGACGCCGCTGAGCCAAGTGCCAGCCAAGCATCAACCGGATGCGATGGtgccgctgcagcagcaacagctgggCAAATCCTCACCAAAGCCAGCTCAACTCAGATTAAATTGTGGGTCCAATTTGTTGGAGAGCGAGACGCCGCCGCCTATGACATCGCCACAAATGCGAAAGGCCCTGCCCAAGGTGAACCTTACAACGATCTTCTGCAGTTCCGCACCCATCGCCATCGGATGTCCCGCCTTCAGTTTTGATCCAGCTGCCTTGAGTCACGCCCATTCGCAGTTGCTAGCGCCGGATGTCAGCGTAACGCCGCCAGTGCAGAAATCCTTCTCTGCTCCCACATTGCCACATGCAGCTTCACTGTCCGTGTCGCCCAGGTTCTCCAAGCAAGCGTTGGCCGCCCACAAGCGGCGCTCCCGTCATTTGAGCGATCGTAGCGATCGAAGCTCGCTTGGTTCCGACGAGCAGTTGTCGGATGAGGATCTCGAATCCGGTCTATGCAGTCCAGCAGGTGGCTCGCCGTTGAAGTGTCGCGCCAGATTGGCGGCTCATTTTGGAGGACGTCCGCTGCTGGGAAATCTGGAGGAATCTCTGCTGCAGAGGAGGCTCATGCCCAAGATCGAGGTGATGGGCTTTAAGCTGCAGCTGGGAGCCTCCGGCGGATTCTGTCCCACCCAGCTGACTATCCCGGCGGTCTCTTACTTCTACGAACTGCATGGCGAGACGCTCAGCACGCCTTATTTG TGCGAGATTCGTTTGCCGCGCAAGGGATATTCGGTTCCAAGGTCGGGCACGGTGCAGGCCACACTACTGAATCCCATGGGCACGGTGGTGCGGATGTTTGTGATACCCTACGACATGCGGGACATGCCACCGCTGCACCGCACCTTCATCCGGCAGCGCATTCTGGCCGAGGAGCTCAGCCAGGAGCAGGATGAGGGGCACAAAGTGCCGCGGAGTCCAACAGTGACTAGCACCACCAGCAAGCTGGGACACTTCATCAGCGCCGAGCAAATGAAGCGGCTGCGCTACTCCATACACCTCAG GTTCCAGACATCGCGCTCCGGACGATTGTGCCTGCATACGGACATCCGACTGCTGATCTCACGCCGCACCGATTGCGATACGGCGGCTGCACACGCGAAGGGCGTTTTGGAGGCACCCAATGAGCTGGTCACGGACACAATGATGCCCGCCGAGCCGCGCTACAGTGCGCGACAGGAGAGCGCCGGCAGGATTTAG